One region of Microbacterium sufflavum genomic DNA includes:
- a CDS encoding mechanosensitive ion channel family protein — translation MILPLETTPDPTPTPLPDWVQDLLTLLGHIGGKALVVAIIIASCVVIAFVLRGVIRRVVHRIVDSAKNKASVDDTQALERSPLADMRLVQRTRTLGTILQNIVNVMLVVIAIVLVVNALSPSLLGSLTLLTAAVGAGLGFGAQNIVKDVLNGMFLVAEDQIGIGDVVDLGLASGVVEYVSVRITQVRDVNGTLWYVRNGEVTRIGNMSQGWARAIVDTGVAPDADLDQVEHIMLETAQGLAKDPKWRTRIVEKPELWGLESIDGDALVVRVVIKTRANARDDVAQELRRRLRAALLEKEIAVPRMSDVVPTGLEGARRVRGANPPKTRPNAVTGVPVIPDRGIWRRKKPSTEGNGDR, via the coding sequence ATGATCCTCCCCCTCGAGACCACGCCAGACCCCACTCCCACCCCGCTTCCCGACTGGGTCCAGGACCTGCTGACCCTGCTCGGACACATCGGCGGCAAAGCGCTCGTCGTCGCGATCATCATCGCCTCCTGCGTGGTGATCGCTTTCGTGCTGCGGGGCGTGATCAGGCGCGTCGTGCACCGGATCGTGGACAGCGCGAAGAACAAGGCGTCGGTCGACGACACCCAGGCGCTCGAACGCTCTCCGCTCGCCGATATGCGTCTGGTCCAGCGCACGAGGACCCTGGGCACGATCCTCCAGAACATCGTCAACGTGATGCTGGTGGTCATCGCGATCGTGCTGGTCGTGAACGCTCTCAGTCCCAGCCTGCTCGGGTCGCTCACGCTGCTGACCGCCGCCGTGGGTGCTGGTCTCGGTTTCGGCGCCCAGAACATCGTCAAAGATGTGCTCAACGGGATGTTCCTCGTCGCGGAGGACCAGATCGGCATCGGTGACGTGGTCGACCTTGGTCTGGCGAGCGGCGTGGTCGAGTACGTGAGCGTGCGGATCACCCAGGTGCGAGACGTGAACGGGACGCTCTGGTACGTCCGCAACGGCGAGGTCACGCGCATCGGCAACATGTCCCAGGGATGGGCACGCGCGATCGTCGACACCGGCGTCGCCCCGGACGCCGACCTCGACCAGGTCGAGCACATCATGCTCGAGACGGCACAGGGCCTCGCGAAGGACCCCAAGTGGCGGACGCGCATCGTCGAGAAGCCCGAGCTGTGGGGCCTGGAATCCATCGACGGCGACGCCCTTGTGGTCCGCGTCGTCATCAAGACCAGGGCGAACGCCAGAGACGACGTCGCACAGGAGCTGCGGCGCCGGCTGCGGGCCGCTCTGCTGGAGAAGGAGATCGCGGTGCCGCGCATGTCCGATGTCGTGCCGACAGGGCTCGAAGGCGCACGGCGCGTGCGCGGGGCGAACCCGCCGAAGACCCGGCCGAACGCCGTCACGGGCGTGCCGGTCATCCCGGACCGCGGCATCTGGCGCCGCAAGAAGCCGTCGACCGAGGGGAATGGCGACAGATGA
- a CDS encoding acyl-CoA thioesterase: MSADDHAIQTVDRLLEVLDLDATQARTTEDIFTGSSHPMPSGRIYGGQVLAQTLLAAERTLPEDRAVHSMHGYFLRPGDASQGITIAVDRIHDGRSFSTRRTQAYQNGVPIFSMIASFQDADPGVEHAEPMPEGVPDPETLFPDEDRVPGLTGGARRMLTDRAADIRHVESPLYLPNDDARVPRQAVWMRLRAPLPDDQRLHRAALAYLSDMTIQESILRAHGVSWAHQGLKVASLDHAMWWHRPARVDEWLLYAQESPNARGGRGLATGRIYTRDGSLVASVAQEIMIRVPSEAS, encoded by the coding sequence ATGAGCGCGGACGACCACGCCATCCAGACCGTCGATCGACTCCTCGAGGTTCTCGACCTCGACGCCACCCAGGCCCGGACGACCGAGGACATCTTCACGGGCTCCTCGCACCCGATGCCGAGCGGCCGCATCTACGGAGGCCAGGTGCTGGCGCAGACGCTCCTCGCGGCGGAGCGCACCCTGCCGGAGGATCGCGCCGTCCATTCGATGCACGGCTATTTCCTGCGGCCCGGTGACGCGAGTCAGGGCATCACGATCGCCGTCGACCGCATCCATGACGGCCGCTCATTCTCGACGCGCCGCACGCAGGCGTACCAGAACGGGGTGCCGATCTTCTCGATGATCGCGTCCTTCCAGGATGCGGATCCGGGAGTCGAGCACGCGGAGCCCATGCCCGAGGGCGTGCCCGACCCGGAGACGCTGTTCCCCGACGAGGATCGCGTTCCCGGACTCACCGGGGGCGCGCGGCGGATGCTCACCGATCGCGCCGCGGACATCCGTCACGTCGAGTCGCCGCTGTACCTCCCCAACGACGATGCCCGGGTCCCGCGTCAGGCCGTCTGGATGCGACTGCGCGCTCCGCTCCCCGACGACCAGCGGCTGCATCGCGCGGCACTGGCGTACCTCAGCGACATGACGATCCAGGAGTCCATCCTGCGCGCGCACGGGGTCTCGTGGGCACACCAGGGACTCAAGGTCGCGAGCCTCGATCACGCGATGTGGTGGCACCGTCCCGCGCGCGTCGACGAGTGGCTGCTGTATGCGCAGGAGTCCCCGAACGCGCGCGGCGGGCGCGGGCTGGCCACCGGGCGGATCTACACGCGCGACGGCTCGCTGGTGGCGAGCGTGGCGCAGGAGATTATGATCCGCGTGCCGTCGGAGGCATCCTGA
- a CDS encoding Fpg/Nei family DNA glycosylase, whose product MPEGHSVHRIARQFDRNFVGKVLRASSPQGRFAEGAAILDGRTATSVQAVGKQMFLETEGDLWLRVHLGLYGAWDFAGEILVDPTIASANGRMGQTNQRGTVLEDPILDDAGENSLASIGAPRRTRVHVRMSEQTKGLADEGVEWPPPVVGQVRLRLMTDITAADLRGPTACVLQTPEEMLATVAKLGPDPLVGDPAENEERFVRAVRKKSTPIALLLMDQAVVSGIGNVYRAEMLYRQRLNPHTPGRDVPEDVVRALWHDWVRLLAIGVETGQMMTMDDLSPDEYRAAMASRDDRHWVYHRAGLPCRVCGTEIALEEIGARKLYWCPRCQA is encoded by the coding sequence ATGCCCGAGGGTCACTCCGTCCACCGCATCGCCCGGCAGTTCGACCGCAACTTCGTCGGCAAGGTGCTCCGCGCCTCCAGCCCCCAGGGACGCTTCGCCGAGGGGGCGGCGATCCTCGACGGGCGCACGGCGACGAGCGTGCAGGCGGTCGGCAAGCAGATGTTCCTGGAGACCGAGGGCGACCTGTGGCTTCGCGTGCACCTGGGGCTCTACGGTGCCTGGGACTTCGCTGGCGAGATCCTCGTCGACCCCACGATCGCGTCTGCGAATGGACGTATGGGTCAGACGAACCAGCGAGGCACCGTGCTGGAGGACCCGATCCTGGACGACGCCGGAGAGAACTCTCTCGCCTCGATCGGCGCCCCGCGACGCACGCGGGTGCACGTGCGCATGTCCGAGCAGACGAAGGGTCTCGCGGACGAGGGGGTGGAATGGCCGCCGCCCGTGGTGGGGCAGGTGCGTCTGCGGCTCATGACCGACATCACGGCCGCCGACCTGCGCGGCCCTACGGCGTGCGTTCTGCAGACGCCCGAGGAGATGCTCGCGACGGTCGCCAAGCTCGGTCCGGATCCGCTCGTCGGTGATCCGGCCGAGAACGAGGAGCGCTTCGTCCGCGCGGTGCGCAAGAAGTCGACGCCCATCGCGCTGCTGCTGATGGACCAGGCGGTGGTGAGCGGCATCGGCAATGTGTATCGCGCGGAGATGCTCTACCGGCAGCGGCTCAATCCGCACACGCCCGGACGAGACGTGCCGGAGGATGTGGTGCGCGCCCTCTGGCACGACTGGGTGCGCCTGCTGGCGATCGGTGTCGAGACGGGTCAGATGATGACGATGGACGACCTGTCGCCCGACGAGTACCGTGCTGCGATGGCGAGCCGCGACGACCGGCATTGGGTGTACCACCGCGCCGGACTCCCGTGCCGGGTCTGCGGCACCGAGATCGCGCTCGAGGAGATCGGCGCGCGCAAGCTCTACTGGTGCCCCCGCTGCCAGGCGTGA
- a CDS encoding FAD-binding dehydrogenase, producing the protein MTTKPPTTDVLVIGWGLAGLVAAREALAAGRRVIVVDQEPRTNLGGQAWWSFGGLFFVDSPEQRRFGIKDSLELATQDWFGNAGFDRPEDEWPRRWAEAYLQFAAGEKRSWLRSLGVGFFPVVGWAERGGYGAIGPGNSVPRFHITWGTGPGIVAPFAAAVEEGERSGRLTVLARHRVESLIVTDGRVTGARGSVLASSGAERGVPSSREVIGAFEITAKATVVSSGGIGGNHELVRAAWPERLGTPPAHMLSGVPAYVDGSMQAVTAAAGARLINGDRMWHYVEGITNWDPVWPAHGIRILPGPSSLWLDATGARLPVPLFPGFDTLGTLAHLRRTGHDHSWFVTSRQIVEKEFALSGSEQNPDLTGKDVGLLLKSRLAKGPTGPVQAFLDEGQDFIVENDLESLLEQMSRHDGGELLDIDTVRREVVARDHEIENEFTKDAQIGMLRSMRGYRGDKLIRTAAPHRLQDPAAGPLIAVKLHVLTRKSLGGIHTDLDGRALDAQGIPIPGLFAAGEASGFGGGGVHGYRALEGTFLGGCLFSGRQAGRSAAAAAD; encoded by the coding sequence ATGACGACGAAGCCCCCGACCACGGACGTCCTGGTGATCGGTTGGGGGCTGGCCGGACTGGTCGCCGCCCGCGAGGCACTGGCGGCCGGACGCCGCGTCATCGTCGTCGACCAGGAGCCGCGGACGAACCTCGGCGGCCAGGCGTGGTGGTCGTTCGGCGGACTCTTCTTCGTGGACTCCCCCGAGCAGCGCCGATTCGGCATCAAGGACTCGCTCGAGCTCGCCACCCAGGACTGGTTCGGCAACGCGGGCTTCGACCGCCCGGAGGACGAGTGGCCGCGCCGCTGGGCCGAGGCGTATCTGCAGTTCGCCGCCGGGGAGAAGCGCTCATGGCTGCGCAGCCTCGGCGTGGGCTTCTTCCCCGTGGTCGGCTGGGCGGAGCGCGGCGGCTACGGCGCGATCGGACCGGGCAACTCGGTGCCGCGATTCCACATCACCTGGGGCACCGGCCCCGGGATCGTCGCCCCCTTCGCCGCGGCCGTCGAGGAGGGCGAGCGCAGCGGTCGGCTCACCGTGCTCGCGCGGCACCGCGTGGAGAGCCTCATCGTCACGGATGGACGTGTCACCGGCGCCCGCGGCTCCGTCCTCGCCTCCAGCGGTGCGGAACGGGGAGTGCCGTCCTCCCGCGAGGTGATCGGCGCGTTCGAGATCACGGCGAAGGCGACCGTCGTGTCGTCCGGAGGGATCGGCGGCAACCACGAGCTCGTCCGTGCGGCGTGGCCCGAACGGCTGGGAACGCCGCCGGCGCACATGCTCTCCGGCGTCCCGGCGTATGTCGACGGCTCGATGCAGGCCGTCACCGCGGCCGCCGGCGCCCGCCTGATCAACGGCGACCGCATGTGGCATTACGTGGAGGGGATCACGAACTGGGATCCGGTGTGGCCCGCGCACGGCATCCGCATCCTCCCCGGCCCCTCGTCCCTGTGGCTCGACGCGACGGGCGCGCGCCTCCCCGTGCCGCTGTTCCCCGGGTTCGACACGCTCGGGACGCTCGCGCACCTCCGGCGCACCGGTCACGACCACTCCTGGTTCGTCACGTCGCGGCAGATCGTGGAGAAGGAGTTCGCCCTGTCCGGGAGCGAGCAGAACCCCGACCTCACCGGCAAGGATGTAGGGCTGCTGCTGAAGTCGCGGCTCGCCAAAGGACCGACCGGCCCCGTCCAGGCGTTCCTCGACGAGGGACAGGACTTCATCGTCGAGAACGACCTGGAGTCGCTGTTGGAGCAGATGAGCCGGCATGACGGTGGCGAGCTGCTCGACATCGACACCGTGCGGCGCGAGGTGGTCGCGCGCGACCACGAGATCGAGAACGAGTTCACCAAGGATGCCCAGATCGGCATGCTGCGCTCGATGCGCGGCTACCGCGGTGACAAGCTCATCCGGACGGCAGCGCCGCACCGGCTGCAGGACCCGGCCGCCGGCCCGTTGATCGCGGTCAAGCTGCACGTCCTCACCCGCAAGTCGCTGGGCGGCATCCACACCGACCTCGACGGTCGTGCGCTGGACGCCCAGGGCATCCCGATCCCTGGCCTGTTCGCCGCGGGCGAGGCGAGCGGCTTCGGCGGTGGCGGTGTCCACGGGTACCGGGCGTTGGAGGGCACGTTCCTCGGAGGGTGCCTGTTCTCCGGGCGACAGGCGGGAAGGTCGGCCGCCGCGGCGGCGGACTGA
- a CDS encoding globin encodes MTFYDEVGGAETFRKIVSVFYREVALDPVLKPMYPEEDLGPAEDRLRMFLEQYWGGPTTYGETRGHPRLRMRHMPFHIDPDARDRWLRHMRTAVDEARLSPLHESTLWDYLERAAYAMVNTFEPSGIGTTPHGRPTLETRARQESTENT; translated from the coding sequence ATGACGTTCTACGACGAGGTCGGGGGCGCAGAGACGTTCCGGAAGATCGTCTCCGTGTTCTACCGCGAGGTCGCCCTCGATCCGGTGCTCAAGCCGATGTATCCCGAGGAGGATCTGGGCCCCGCCGAGGACCGCCTGCGGATGTTCCTGGAACAGTACTGGGGCGGTCCGACCACGTACGGCGAGACCCGCGGACACCCGCGCCTGCGCATGCGTCACATGCCGTTCCACATCGACCCGGACGCGCGTGATCGTTGGCTTCGTCACATGCGCACCGCCGTCGACGAGGCTCGGTTGTCTCCGCTGCACGAATCCACGCTCTGGGACTACCTGGAGCGCGCCGCCTATGCCATGGTGAACACATTCGAGCCGTCCGGCATCGGCACGACTCCCCACGGGCGCCCGACGCTCGAGACCCGCGCACGTCAGGAATCAACGGAGAACACATGA
- a CDS encoding ferrochelatase, producing the protein MTAIEPNVVPFASPAAASGAPFVTTPVAYDAILLAGFGGPEGQEDVIPFLRNVTRGRGIPDERLEEVAHHYRHFGGVSPINGQNRVLKEALEQALVARGIELPVYWGNRNWAPYLEEVVPEAARNGHTTLLAFATSAYSSFSSCRQYREDFARVLEETGLGETVTIDKIRPFYDHPGFVEAFESGVREAIEGFLAQGIAAPDIQILFSTHSIPTADAERSGARDIDWGEGGAYAAQHLAVAAWVMDRVRQSVPAAADVAWELVYQSRSGPASQPWLEPDVCDVIGELPARGRRAVAVVPVGFMSDHMEVLWDLDTEAAEAAEDAGLAFTRTPTPGVSPTFVEGIVDLIEERLQGRPNEERAHVTSLPGGFDVCRPGCCENVRAGFKPAAAGVAP; encoded by the coding sequence GTGACTGCGATCGAGCCGAATGTCGTCCCCTTTGCCTCGCCTGCCGCCGCCAGCGGTGCGCCCTTCGTGACCACGCCCGTCGCGTACGATGCGATCCTCCTCGCCGGCTTCGGTGGCCCGGAGGGTCAGGAGGACGTGATCCCGTTCCTCCGCAACGTGACGCGCGGCCGCGGCATCCCCGACGAGCGGTTGGAGGAGGTCGCGCACCACTATCGTCACTTCGGCGGCGTGAGCCCCATCAACGGGCAGAACCGCGTGCTCAAGGAGGCGCTCGAGCAGGCGCTCGTCGCGCGCGGCATCGAGCTGCCCGTGTACTGGGGCAACCGCAACTGGGCCCCCTACCTCGAGGAGGTCGTGCCCGAGGCGGCGCGCAACGGGCACACCACGCTGCTCGCGTTCGCCACGAGCGCCTACAGCTCGTTCTCCAGCTGCCGCCAGTACCGCGAGGACTTCGCGCGCGTGCTGGAGGAGACCGGCCTCGGGGAGACCGTCACGATCGACAAGATCCGCCCGTTCTATGACCACCCGGGTTTCGTCGAGGCCTTCGAGTCGGGAGTGCGGGAGGCCATCGAGGGCTTCCTGGCGCAGGGCATCGCCGCGCCGGACATCCAGATCCTGTTCTCGACGCACAGCATCCCGACGGCCGACGCCGAGCGTTCCGGCGCCCGCGACATCGACTGGGGCGAGGGCGGCGCCTACGCCGCGCAGCACCTGGCCGTCGCGGCCTGGGTGATGGACCGGGTACGGCAGTCCGTGCCGGCGGCGGCCGACGTGGCCTGGGAGCTCGTCTACCAGTCGCGCTCGGGGCCCGCGTCGCAGCCGTGGCTCGAGCCGGACGTGTGCGACGTGATCGGTGAGCTTCCCGCGCGAGGGCGGCGCGCGGTCGCGGTCGTGCCGGTGGGATTCATGAGCGACCACATGGAGGTGCTCTGGGATCTCGACACCGAGGCGGCGGAGGCGGCGGAAGACGCGGGACTCGCGTTCACGCGCACGCCGACGCCTGGCGTGTCGCCGACGTTCGTCGAGGGGATCGTCGACCTGATCGAGGAGCGGCTGCAGGGGCGTCCGAACGAGGAGCGCGCTCACGTCACATCGCTCCCCGGCGGCTTCGACGTCTGCCGGCCCGGCTGCTGCGAGAACGTCAGGGCGGGGTTCAAGCCGGCGGCCGCCGGCGTCGCCCCGTGA
- a CDS encoding ribose-5-phosphate isomerase, with product MRIHIATDHAGLDFSTQLQEHLRAAGHEVVDHGPVEYDALDDYPAFCIRAAQAVVADQEAGVEALGVVFGGSGNGEQIAANKVRGVRAALVWNLSTAELAREHNDANVISIGARQHTYDEVTSFIDRFISTPFSGDERHVRRIGQIADFERDGSLLPDPRG from the coding sequence ATGCGCATCCACATCGCCACCGATCACGCTGGACTCGATTTCTCCACGCAGCTGCAGGAGCACCTGCGGGCGGCGGGGCACGAGGTCGTCGACCACGGTCCGGTGGAGTACGACGCGCTCGACGACTACCCGGCGTTCTGCATCCGGGCTGCTCAGGCGGTGGTCGCCGATCAGGAGGCGGGCGTCGAGGCGCTGGGTGTCGTGTTCGGCGGATCCGGCAACGGCGAGCAGATCGCGGCGAACAAGGTGCGCGGTGTCCGCGCGGCCCTGGTGTGGAACCTCTCCACGGCCGAGCTCGCACGGGAGCACAACGACGCCAACGTGATCTCCATCGGCGCGCGGCAGCACACGTACGACGAGGTGACCTCCTTCATCGACCGGTTCATCTCGACCCCGTTCTCGGGCGACGAGCGTCATGTGCGCCGCATCGGACAGATCGCCGACTTCGAGCGCGACGGCTCGCTGCTCCCGGATCCGCGGGGCTGA
- the pepN gene encoding aminopeptidase N, with product MPGENLTRIEAQERRDVIDTHSYEVALDLTKGAEVFGSRSVVRFSATPDGFTFIDLIARDVREISLNGEQLDPQEVFADSRIALSGLQAENVLVVDADCLYTNTGEGLHRFVDPVDGEVYLYSQFEVPDSRRVFAVFEQPDLKATFQFTVTAPAAWKVVSNSPTPEPIVHDDDVTATWGFEPTPRISSYITALVAGPYESTFSELTSASGRVIPLGVYGRKSLWQHLDADYIFDKTREGFAYFESKFGVPYPFAKYDQLFVPEFNAGAMENAGAVTFTETYVFRSKVTDAVKERRVVTILHELAHMWFGDLVTMKWWNDLWLNESFAEWASTIATAEATEWTEAWTTFNAMEKTWAYRQDQLPSTHPIVAEINDLEDVQVNFDGITYAKGGSVLKQLAAWVGIEAFFAGVSQYFQKHSWGNTELSDLLSELEATSGRDLGTWSKKWLETAGVNTLEPVVAEGDDGKISRFAITQTAPADYPTIRPHRLGIGFYSLQDGTLTRVHHVEVDVDGDRTEVPELQGLARPDLILLNDDDLAYAKIRLDEKSLATAIAHLADIHDPLARSLVWGAAWDQTRDAETAASDYIDLVLGNIGRETESTTVRTTLAQLRTAATLYVRPEERQAARLKVADGLWALAEAAEAGSDSQLQFVTAFANALVTPEHAGIVGRLRSGEETLPGLEIDADLNWQLLVGLATIGATDAATIDAALAADNTAKGAEFAAQARAALPDAASKQAAWASLIERDDAPNTIVRSAALGFVHPAGADVLGEFVPKYFDMLLPVWESRTYQIAQYLIVGLFPTALADVALRDATRSWLSSHQDAPPALRRLVLENLADVERALAAQSRDAED from the coding sequence GTGCCTGGAGAGAACCTCACCCGAATCGAAGCGCAGGAGCGCCGCGATGTCATCGACACGCACTCCTATGAGGTCGCCCTCGATCTGACGAAGGGCGCCGAGGTCTTCGGTTCCCGCAGCGTCGTGCGCTTCTCCGCGACGCCCGACGGTTTCACCTTCATCGATCTGATCGCCCGCGACGTGCGCGAGATCTCTCTCAACGGCGAGCAGCTCGACCCGCAGGAGGTCTTCGCCGACTCTCGCATCGCGCTGTCCGGGTTGCAGGCCGAGAACGTGCTCGTCGTCGACGCGGACTGCCTCTACACCAACACGGGCGAGGGCCTGCACCGATTCGTCGACCCCGTCGACGGCGAGGTCTACCTGTACTCGCAGTTCGAGGTGCCGGACTCGCGCCGCGTCTTCGCGGTCTTCGAGCAGCCCGACCTCAAGGCGACGTTCCAGTTCACGGTCACGGCGCCCGCGGCGTGGAAGGTCGTGTCCAACTCCCCCACGCCCGAGCCCATTGTGCACGACGACGACGTCACCGCCACCTGGGGATTCGAGCCGACGCCGCGCATCTCCTCCTACATCACCGCCCTCGTCGCGGGACCCTACGAGTCCACGTTCTCCGAGCTCACCAGCGCCTCCGGCCGCGTGATCCCGCTCGGCGTCTACGGCCGCAAGAGCCTGTGGCAGCACCTCGACGCCGACTACATCTTCGACAAGACCCGTGAGGGCTTCGCGTACTTCGAATCGAAGTTCGGCGTCCCCTACCCGTTCGCGAAGTACGACCAGCTGTTCGTGCCCGAGTTCAACGCCGGGGCGATGGAGAACGCGGGTGCGGTCACGTTCACCGAGACGTACGTCTTCCGCAGCAAGGTCACCGACGCCGTCAAGGAGCGCCGGGTCGTCACGATCCTGCACGAGCTCGCGCACATGTGGTTCGGCGACCTGGTCACCATGAAGTGGTGGAACGACCTGTGGCTCAACGAGTCGTTCGCGGAGTGGGCCTCCACCATCGCGACGGCCGAGGCCACCGAATGGACCGAGGCCTGGACCACGTTCAACGCGATGGAGAAGACCTGGGCCTATCGCCAGGATCAGCTCCCCTCCACGCACCCGATCGTCGCGGAGATCAACGACCTGGAAGACGTGCAGGTCAACTTCGACGGCATCACCTATGCCAAGGGCGGCTCGGTGCTGAAGCAGCTCGCCGCATGGGTCGGCATCGAGGCGTTCTTCGCCGGGGTGTCGCAGTACTTCCAGAAGCACTCGTGGGGCAACACCGAGCTCAGCGACCTGCTGTCGGAGCTCGAGGCCACGAGTGGACGCGACCTGGGCACCTGGTCGAAGAAGTGGCTGGAGACGGCCGGCGTCAACACGCTCGAGCCCGTGGTGGCCGAGGGCGACGACGGCAAGATCTCGCGTTTCGCGATCACCCAGACCGCCCCGGCGGACTACCCGACCATCCGTCCGCACCGCCTGGGCATCGGCTTTTACTCGCTGCAGGACGGCACGCTCACGCGCGTCCACCACGTCGAGGTCGATGTCGACGGCGACCGCACCGAGGTCCCCGAACTGCAGGGCCTCGCGCGCCCCGACCTGATCCTGCTGAACGACGACGACCTCGCCTACGCCAAGATCCGTCTCGACGAGAAGTCGCTGGCGACGGCGATCGCACACCTCGCCGACATCCACGACCCGCTTGCGCGCTCCCTCGTGTGGGGCGCCGCCTGGGACCAGACGCGCGACGCGGAGACGGCGGCCTCGGACTACATCGACCTCGTGCTGGGCAACATCGGCCGCGAGACCGAGTCGACCACGGTCCGCACGACGCTCGCCCAGCTGCGCACGGCGGCCACGCTGTACGTGCGACCCGAGGAGCGCCAGGCGGCGCGACTCAAGGTCGCGGACGGCCTGTGGGCCCTCGCCGAAGCCGCAGAAGCGGGCAGCGACAGCCAGCTCCAGTTCGTCACGGCGTTCGCGAACGCCCTGGTCACCCCTGAGCACGCCGGCATCGTCGGGCGCCTGCGCTCCGGCGAGGAGACCCTCCCCGGTCTCGAGATCGACGCCGACCTGAACTGGCAGCTGCTCGTCGGACTCGCGACCATCGGAGCGACGGACGCCGCGACGATCGACGCCGCTCTCGCCGCCGACAACACCGCCAAGGGCGCGGAGTTCGCCGCGCAGGCACGAGCCGCTCTTCCCGACGCCGCCTCGAAGCAGGCCGCGTGGGCCTCTCTGATCGAGCGGGATGACGCGCCGAACACGATCGTCCGGTCGGCAGCCCTCGGCTTCGTGCACCCCGCAGGCGCCGACGTGCTCGGCGAGTTCGTGCCGAAGTACTTCGACATGCTGCTGCCGGTGTGGGAGTCGCGGACCTACCAGATCGCCCAGTACCTCATCGTCGGCCTGTTCCCCACGGCGCTGGCCGACGTGGCGCTGCGCGACGCGACGCGCTCGTGGCTGTCCTCGCACCAGGACGCTCCGCCGGCGCTCCGTCGCCTCGTGCTGGAGAACCTCGCCGACGTCGAGCGCGCGCTGGCGGCGCAGTCCCGCGACGCCGAGGACTGA